One genomic window of bacterium includes the following:
- a CDS encoding aconitase/3-isopropylmalate dehydratase large subunit family protein, which translates to MAGKTVIEKILSKKLGKDTHIGDRVWLPTDLVAMRDFGGPNVILEYKENFKDSPLFDKDKVAITFDLHIPPRDEKVANNHKICRDFVKKTGCKLFDVNEGIGQHILFEHNLVHPGDVIIGTDSHMNLLGAFEALAMGVGTTDITGAMRYGKLWYRIPPTIRIEINGKIKKPVCAKDVILYVLKNLKTDGAINKSVEFTGNTVKSMNTAERITLTSMVTEMSGEIGFVESKDSIFTADKDAIYESKYEFDVSKLEPQIACPHSPDMVKPVKEVAGTPIDQVFIGSCTNGKYEDLKAAADILKGKTAKIKLIIVPATMNVAKEALKKGLYEIFLSAGAVVVNPGCALCTTGHPGILANGETMVSTSNRNFIGKLGKGGEVYLASPATAAATAVAGVITEPRNS; encoded by the coding sequence ATGGCAGGCAAAACCGTTATCGAGAAAATATTGTCTAAGAAGTTAGGCAAAGACACACATATAGGCGACCGTGTATGGTTACCTACCGACCTCGTTGCAATGCGGGATTTTGGCGGGCCAAATGTAATTTTGGAATACAAAGAAAACTTTAAAGACTCTCCCCTATTCGATAAAGACAAAGTAGCCATAACTTTTGACTTACACATTCCGCCAAGAGATGAAAAAGTAGCAAACAATCATAAAATCTGCCGTGATTTCGTCAAAAAAACAGGATGTAAATTATTTGACGTTAATGAAGGTATCGGACAACATATTCTATTTGAACACAATCTTGTTCACCCGGGTGACGTCATAATCGGAACTGATTCTCATATGAACTTGCTTGGAGCATTTGAAGCACTTGCAATGGGCGTAGGAACAACCGACATAACCGGCGCGATGAGATACGGGAAACTATGGTATCGGATTCCACCTACAATAAGAATTGAAATAAACGGAAAAATAAAAAAACCTGTTTGCGCAAAAGATGTCATATTATATGTTCTAAAAAATCTAAAAACGGACGGCGCCATAAATAAATCCGTCGAATTTACCGGCAATACCGTTAAATCTATGAATACGGCAGAACGAATCACACTGACAAGTATGGTAACCGAAATGTCCGGGGAAATCGGGTTTGTAGAATCTAAAGACTCTATTTTCACGGCAGATAAAGATGCAATTTATGAAAGCAAATACGAGTTTGACGTTTCAAAACTTGAGCCGCAAATCGCCTGTCCACATTCACCGGACATGGTAAAACCGGTCAAGGAAGTCGCAGGGACACCGATTGACCAGGTTTTTATAGGCAGTTGCACTAATGGCAAATATGAAGATTTAAAAGCTGCCGCAGATATATTAAAGGGTAAAACGGCAAAGATAAAATTGATAATAGTTCCTGCAACAATGAACGTGGCAAAAGAAGCATTGAAAAAAGGTCTTTATGAAATATTCCTTTCTGCGGGAGCGGTAGTCGTAAACCCGGGTTGTGCATTATGCACGACAGGACATCCCGGCATTCTCGCAAACGGCGAAACAATGGTTTCAACTTCAAATCGTAATTTTATAGGTAAATTAGGTAAAGGCGGGGAAGTGTATTTAGCTTCGCCTGCTACGGCTGCAGCTACGGCTGTGGCGGGAGTCATTACAGAACCAAGGAATAGTTAA
- a CDS encoding HD domain-containing protein encodes MINAEYIKKTFPKLELIKNPALKQGVVDAWLLGVKRGNWEKIDDIPFTLLIPAKTSLIEHTNKVTELAVNIANTVLKDNPAIKIDMDILIAGGLTHDVGKLIEYERKDGKIVKSFLGNKARHPAIGYALALEVKLPNEVAHIILAHSHEGDTLERSREAIIINHSDFIDFDLAKTCKPN; translated from the coding sequence ATGATAAACGCAGAATATATAAAAAAAACTTTTCCAAAATTGGAACTTATAAAAAATCCTGCATTGAAACAGGGAGTTGTAGATGCATGGCTTTTAGGCGTTAAAAGAGGTAATTGGGAAAAAATAGACGATATTCCTTTTACTTTACTAATTCCTGCAAAAACTTCATTGATTGAACATACTAATAAAGTTACGGAACTTGCAGTAAACATTGCTAATACGGTATTAAAAGACAATCCTGCAATTAAAATAGATATGGATATTCTTATCGCCGGCGGATTAACTCACGATGTAGGGAAACTCATTGAATACGAACGTAAAGATGGCAAAATCGTAAAATCTTTTCTTGGCAATAAAGCAAGACATCCTGCGATAGGTTACGCTCTTGCGCTTGAAGTTAAACTGCCAAATGAAGTAGCTCACATAATACTTGCGCACTCCCACGAAGGCGACACGCTTGAGCGTTCAAGGGAAGCAATTATTATTAATCACTCTGACTTTATTGATTTTGACCTCGCGAAGACTTGTAAACCGAATTAA
- a CDS encoding 3-isopropylmalate dehydratase, whose product MIKGRIWKFGDDIDTDQIYPGKYLPLTDKQEMARHAMEGVPGAEKFIKEVQPGDIMVVGKNFGCGSSREHAGVAIKGLGVSLVIAESFAGIYYRNSINIGLPLLECKNISSIKEGTIISVYPETGKIIDSETGKEIYQANPLANLELEIINAGGLLKFLIQNN is encoded by the coding sequence ATGATAAAAGGAAGAATTTGGAAATTTGGGGACGATATTGATACGGACCAAATATATCCCGGAAAATACTTACCGTTAACCGATAAACAGGAAATGGCAAGACACGCTATGGAAGGTGTGCCGGGTGCAGAAAAATTCATAAAAGAAGTACAACCGGGTGATATAATGGTTGTAGGAAAAAACTTTGGTTGCGGGTCATCAAGAGAACATGCAGGCGTTGCAATAAAAGGACTTGGAGTATCTCTTGTTATCGCAGAATCATTTGCAGGTATATACTACAGGAACTCGATAAATATTGGGTTACCGTTATTAGAATGCAAAAATATATCCTCAATTAAAGAGGGTACTATTATATCCGTTTATCCCGAAACAGGAAAAATCATAGATTCTGAGACGGGGAAAGAAATTTACCAGGCAAATCCACTTGCAAATCTTGAACTCGAAATCATTAACGCAGGCGGATTACTTAAATTTTTGATACAAAACAATTAA
- the nadB gene encoding L-aspartate oxidase — translation METDFLVIGSGIAGLAFAVESAAYGKVTIITKKGRSEANTNYAQGGIAAAIDSNDSIEYHIKDTLHTGAGLCNEKAVRIMVTEAPSIIKRLCELGVDFTKAKDGKLDLGMEGGHSMRRIVHTKDATGAQIENSLLHNTSSEGITLLEDWIAIDLILKDGKCIGVWALDEKNNKIFSIFSKITLIATGGAGSVYLHTTNPSIATGDGISMGYRAGATIANMEFVQFHPTTFYGKKIGERALLLSEAIRGEGGILKTSKGDTFMEKYDARKELASRDIVARAIHFELKSTDTDYVLLDVTHLGEKFVNKFPNIYNSCLSLGLDPLKEPIPVVPGAHYLCGGILTDLDGKTNIPRLYVAGESACTGVHGANRLASNSLLESIVFGFRAAKSAIKGIKKIHPENSTSKPIKKNLNSSICDNNIISEYLSDIRFIMWEKVGIVRNTKDLEDALSKISQYKKEIDNLYKKHTISYALVELRNVVNTAMLITKCAIMRKESRGLHYVLDYLKRDDILYNKDTVIENR, via the coding sequence ATGGAAACGGATTTTTTAGTTATCGGAAGTGGAATCGCGGGGCTTGCTTTTGCCGTTGAATCCGCAGCTTACGGCAAAGTGACGATAATCACCAAAAAAGGTCGGAGCGAAGCAAACACTAACTACGCGCAAGGCGGTATAGCCGCGGCGATTGACTCAAATGACTCCATAGAATACCATATAAAAGACACACTACATACCGGAGCCGGACTTTGCAACGAAAAAGCAGTCAGGATAATGGTAACCGAAGCGCCCTCTATAATTAAAAGACTTTGTGAATTAGGCGTGGATTTTACGAAAGCAAAAGACGGGAAATTAGATTTGGGAATGGAAGGCGGACATTCTATGCGCAGAATCGTCCATACAAAAGACGCAACAGGCGCACAGATCGAAAATTCACTGCTTCATAATACAAGCTCCGAAGGTATAACTTTGCTCGAAGATTGGATTGCAATTGACCTTATATTAAAAGATGGGAAATGTATAGGCGTTTGGGCTTTGGATGAAAAAAACAATAAAATATTTTCCATATTCTCGAAAATAACTTTAATAGCGACCGGTGGAGCAGGAAGCGTATATTTGCACACGACTAATCCTTCAATTGCCACGGGAGACGGAATTTCAATGGGATATAGAGCAGGCGCAACAATCGCAAATATGGAATTCGTGCAGTTTCATCCTACAACTTTTTACGGAAAGAAAATAGGAGAAAGAGCATTGCTGTTATCCGAAGCTATAAGAGGCGAAGGCGGAATACTAAAAACTTCTAAAGGGGATACTTTTATGGAAAAGTATGATGCCAGAAAAGAATTAGCTTCAAGAGATATAGTAGCTCGCGCCATACATTTTGAACTTAAAAGCACCGATACTGATTATGTGTTGCTTGACGTAACGCATCTCGGCGAAAAATTCGTTAATAAATTTCCGAATATTTATAATTCGTGCCTCTCTCTCGGATTAGACCCGTTAAAAGAACCTATTCCCGTAGTTCCGGGCGCCCATTATCTATGTGGAGGTATTCTTACCGACCTTGACGGGAAAACAAATATTCCCCGTCTTTATGTAGCAGGAGAATCCGCTTGCACAGGCGTTCATGGCGCTAATAGGTTGGCATCCAATTCTTTACTGGAGTCTATTGTTTTTGGTTTTCGCGCAGCAAAATCTGCAATAAAAGGAATCAAAAAAATTCATCCGGAAAATTCTACATCAAAACCTATAAAGAAAAACCTTAATTCTTCAATCTGTGATAATAATATAATTAGCGAATACCTGTCCGATATTCGTTTCATAATGTGGGAAAAAGTAGGTATAGTCAGGAATACAAAAGATTTAGAAGATGCGTTATCCAAAATATCTCAATATAAAAAAGAAATAGACAATTTATACAAGAAACATACGATTTCGTATGCGCTTGTAGAACTTCGTAACGTCGTAAATACGGCGATGCTTATTACAAAATGTGCTA
- a CDS encoding four helix bundle protein, whose protein sequence is MSKVETFEDLDTYKIFRDLRIKISKIVQTFPDVEKYRLIDQIIRASRSITANIAEGYGRYHYQENTQFCRQARGSAYELLEHINVALDEKYISTDVYNTFRKIIFNGIKTINGYVRYLQKQKLSTD, encoded by the coding sequence ATGAGTAAAGTAGAAACTTTTGAGGATTTAGATACTTATAAAATATTTAGGGACTTACGAATAAAAATATCAAAAATAGTCCAAACTTTTCCTGATGTAGAAAAATACAGACTTATTGACCAAATTATTCGTGCTTCAAGGTCTATTACTGCAAATATAGCTGAAGGCTACGGAAGGTATCACTATCAAGAAAACACACAATTTTGTAGACAAGCACGGGGTTCAGCTTATGAATTATTAGAACATATCAATGTTGCCCTAGATGAAAAATATATTTCAACTGACGTTTATAATACTTTTAGAAAAATAATATTCAACGGAATAAAAACTATTAATGGTTATGTACGATATTTACAAAAGCAAAAACTTAGTACCGATTAA
- a CDS encoding ATP-binding protein, producing MTTSIDKNYKIRNNLQFEQQYKMFSSLEPHGCPCGYFGDLYHNCTCSPAMIQKYISKISGPLLDRVDIHIEVPSLPYKELISKATGEPSVKIRDRVNKARKSQIERYSGHKNLYCNAQLTQRDLKKYCVLDSTSENLLKLAIEKFGLSARAYSRILKVSRTIADIEGAKDISSAHISEAIQYRTLDRKYWLR from the coding sequence ATGACTACTTCTATAGATAAGAATTATAAAATAAGGAACAATCTACAATTTGAGCAGCAATATAAAATGTTTAGTAGTTTGGAACCGCATGGATGTCCGTGTGGATATTTTGGGGACTTATATCATAACTGCACTTGTTCTCCTGCAATGATTCAAAAATATATATCCAAGATTTCGGGGCCATTGCTTGACCGCGTGGATATTCATATAGAAGTTCCGTCACTTCCTTACAAAGAACTAATTAGTAAAGCAACGGGAGAACCTTCCGTAAAAATCCGTGACCGCGTAAATAAAGCGCGCAAATCTCAAATTGAGCGGTATTCGGGACATAAGAATCTTTATTGTAACGCTCAATTGACACAAAGGGATTTGAAAAAATATTGTGTTCTGGATTCAACGTCTGAAAACCTTTTAAAACTTGCGATAGAGAAATTTGGCTTATCCGCAAGGGCTTATAGCCGTATTCTTAAAGTCAGCAGAACTATAGCGGATATAGAAGGGGCAAAAGATATAAGCTCGGCGCATATTTCAGAAGCAATACAGTACCGCACATTGGATAGAAAGTATTGGTTAAGGTAA
- a CDS encoding P-loop NTPase fold protein: MAQKIIRNENAPFYFEILLAGVEFLNLLEKDSFVTKIQIKPDRKYGQKRRIEDLTKFYKNVQVEVIQIKHTLRPESKLGFGDLWITNLHQTNTRQSCRKEGTNIFKFLKSWRVHKKQNKSVRLTIASNKILTNELFDFLRDIKKLREKKLSWKSFHNRHNSEIKSIKANCNASPFVNNKELKSFLSALHFKEIPAIDVLEKELRMKLKREGVVDNERGDAFITRITRLFVSNEIEVTPQKVIEFIDRLETGLIQEIATPLNYIDRPNLETKILQAIEAKKKRGGFVLLFAPSGSGKTVLLSHLAEKNTDFFPYFCRIRPFEAVKGKSGYSNNNRLKSSWFKTDIIQRCYEFGLLDKTIGIKDDENFIDKTFDEALKKLSDNALKRHSKKIVIIIDALDQVETDNYRDKSVLDAIPSVNYPGIVFLLSTWGERYLPKSIRNLTPNTKKETGINLYFTEKEIERYFKQADIPLNRDQIAIIKKKTNGLAISLFYLSRKLKQSGTPDNIIRSPSQYTEVFDWYRPIWDSLSKKEKECFGYLCFHFASVKREDLQQLMYYRQLNITTFNDLLKKVDHFLHLSGGFIEPYHDSFRRFVIAQIMRDKKSYHRILGKYYSKNALSLYGKKYIIKHLEVVGIKDSSVKTIFQKLHQTGFFNKILRSNIDEPTKVEIGRSFVNYFYHVQNVEQLVHYAILTSNIYSITHDEDVFQKAQIGTEKLISEVEKELLLPKINQPWYQREWVFKRLAVGNILIEKADKNCIDLARRFIDDSLFRINLNPELLWSKDANDEFWNNVEVLTRALVNAHQYKKALDFVKKGISFQKPSLRLEGGFKGIKLTKIHLQNLKINNKETLKTISKSSKIERLLIYLEKEKNGLKISDNWDFRRLLNDEKVERFLYDNKHESQRLDFAEALFIHGAKNFKKRTQKLLNKVEIELPYCNRGYTDWGGPERTRELFLKWIALKGLIDKKFNLKEFYIDSLKEKFSRARDYSEYENPEFLNVLSIECDLEKNRLLLQARKITWEGFWKVLENSLRLYKQKIDQINPNEDNNYETRKNLYPYSHDLLDLIRDNLQIISVRFPNKTLSFLNKIENILGIAYINKRADILEKLIEVSVPTTIIIKEKLESYLGKTFEIRQKERLDNLSKSSNLQNLAVIAAQKGFLIMADNIFIKSLKYSRGLWSKEDFRFNNLVDCLRTQKSEQFKLILRYIERVSDIIEGAGYLRLDFLESATYEDFRMALDYLYKFIVEGKVNQNEALRRVISTYIKRYHYHTIKDILPLLGLMHIKEENSYEYFENITKVYFKLCGWALINNDYQRAEELMMRYFEILKKYIEPTDRINLLQDIILFITPYSQLKSIRRDVEFYLAALRQEGYSAAMKKSPEFKVTYDSIDIEKLKTSAKKGRIKSVLKTLDQYTKQKNYFTDRLVAELVPFLSYADLQHVREWAVSNKINIEGAELFSTLIRKTVATSNQSLLAKTQSDVFRAINNSEHNYEIHGIIKALDKIDFPNKQAFIRKLLLAGIRRLAGDSYSLPQFFTYASKYIDKYFIDIKKFSFASWKNIVETSMSLSLSKK; encoded by the coding sequence ATGGCTCAAAAAATAATCAGAAACGAAAACGCACCATTTTATTTTGAGATCCTATTGGCGGGAGTTGAATTTTTAAATCTTCTGGAAAAAGATTCTTTTGTTACGAAAATACAAATTAAACCGGATAGGAAATATGGGCAGAAAAGACGAATTGAGGACTTAACAAAGTTCTATAAGAATGTACAAGTTGAGGTTATCCAAATAAAACATACACTAAGACCAGAAAGTAAATTGGGATTCGGTGATTTGTGGATTACAAACCTGCATCAAACAAATACTCGTCAATCTTGTCGAAAAGAAGGAACTAATATATTTAAGTTTCTAAAAAGTTGGCGTGTTCACAAGAAGCAAAATAAATCTGTTCGACTAACTATTGCAAGTAATAAAATCCTAACAAATGAGCTATTTGATTTTTTAAGGGATATCAAAAAACTACGGGAAAAGAAGCTATCATGGAAATCTTTTCATAATAGGCATAACTCTGAAATCAAAAGTATTAAAGCTAACTGTAATGCAAGCCCATTTGTTAATAACAAGGAGTTAAAGAGTTTTCTCTCAGCGCTCCATTTCAAAGAAATCCCAGCGATAGATGTATTGGAAAAAGAGCTCCGCATGAAGTTAAAAAGAGAAGGTGTTGTTGATAATGAAAGAGGAGATGCTTTTATAACTAGGATTACAAGACTTTTTGTCTCAAATGAAATAGAAGTTACTCCTCAAAAAGTAATTGAATTCATTGACCGATTAGAAACAGGGTTAATACAAGAAATTGCTACTCCATTAAATTATATTGATCGTCCTAATCTGGAAACTAAAATTCTACAAGCCATAGAAGCAAAGAAAAAAAGAGGTGGCTTTGTTTTGCTTTTTGCTCCCTCCGGTTCAGGAAAAACAGTTTTACTCTCTCATCTTGCAGAAAAGAACACAGATTTTTTCCCTTATTTCTGCCGTATTCGTCCCTTTGAGGCAGTGAAAGGAAAGTCAGGATACTCGAATAATAACCGACTTAAAAGCTCTTGGTTCAAAACAGACATTATTCAAAGATGTTATGAATTTGGATTGCTTGACAAAACTATTGGCATTAAGGACGATGAAAATTTCATTGATAAAACTTTTGATGAGGCATTAAAAAAACTTAGCGATAACGCACTAAAGAGGCATAGCAAGAAGATTGTCATTATAATTGACGCTCTTGACCAGGTAGAAACTGATAACTATAGAGACAAGTCAGTTCTAGATGCTATCCCTTCAGTTAATTACCCAGGTATAGTTTTTTTGTTGAGCACTTGGGGGGAAAGATATCTTCCCAAGTCAATTAGAAATTTAACTCCAAATACAAAAAAAGAAACTGGCATAAATCTATATTTCACCGAAAAAGAGATTGAAAGATATTTTAAGCAAGCTGATATACCACTTAATAGAGACCAAATTGCAATTATTAAAAAAAAGACTAATGGCTTAGCTATTTCACTGTTTTATCTAAGCAGAAAACTAAAACAATCCGGCACCCCTGATAACATAATTCGCTCCCCCTCGCAATATACTGAAGTATTTGACTGGTACAGACCTATCTGGGATAGCTTAAGTAAAAAAGAAAAAGAATGTTTTGGTTATCTTTGTTTTCATTTTGCCAGTGTTAAACGAGAAGATTTACAACAGTTAATGTATTATAGGCAGTTAAATATTACTACATTTAATGACCTTTTAAAGAAAGTTGATCATTTTCTCCACTTGTCGGGTGGTTTTATTGAGCCTTATCATGATAGTTTCAGACGATTTGTTATCGCTCAGATTATGAGAGATAAAAAGTCTTATCATCGAATCCTTGGTAAATATTATTCAAAAAATGCTTTATCTCTATATGGTAAAAAATATATCATTAAACATTTAGAGGTTGTTGGTATAAAAGACTCTTCAGTAAAAACTATTTTCCAAAAACTTCATCAAACTGGATTTTTTAACAAAATTCTTAGGTCAAATATAGATGAACCTACCAAAGTTGAAATCGGTAGAAGTTTTGTAAATTACTTCTATCACGTTCAGAATGTAGAACAACTGGTTCACTACGCAATACTCACAAGTAATATCTATTCTATTACTCATGATGAAGATGTCTTTCAAAAAGCACAAATCGGAACAGAAAAGTTGATTTCAGAAGTAGAAAAAGAGTTATTGCTTCCAAAAATAAATCAACCATGGTACCAGCGAGAATGGGTGTTTAAGCGGTTGGCGGTTGGAAATATTCTAATAGAGAAAGCAGATAAAAATTGTATTGACCTTGCACGTAGATTTATTGATGATAGTTTATTTAGAATTAATTTAAATCCTGAATTGCTTTGGAGCAAAGATGCAAATGATGAATTCTGGAATAATGTTGAAGTTCTTACCCGTGCTCTAGTTAATGCACATCAGTATAAAAAAGCATTGGATTTCGTTAAAAAAGGAATTTCTTTCCAGAAGCCTAGCTTAAGATTAGAGGGGGGTTTTAAAGGTATTAAGTTAACAAAAATTCATCTACAGAACCTGAAAATTAATAATAAAGAGACGCTAAAGACAATATCTAAGTCTTCCAAGATAGAACGTCTTTTAATCTACCTTGAGAAGGAGAAAAATGGGTTGAAGATTTCTGATAATTGGGACTTTAGAAGATTACTTAATGACGAGAAAGTAGAGAGATTTCTTTACGACAATAAACATGAAAGTCAACGTCTAGATTTTGCTGAAGCTTTATTCATTCATGGAGCGAAAAACTTTAAAAAAAGAACTCAAAAACTTTTGAATAAAGTAGAGATTGAACTCCCTTATTGCAATCGTGGTTATACAGATTGGGGAGGGCCAGAAAGGACTCGTGAATTATTCCTCAAATGGATTGCTTTAAAGGGGTTAATAGATAAAAAGTTTAACTTGAAAGAGTTTTACATTGACTCTCTAAAGGAAAAATTTTCAAGGGCAAGGGATTATTCAGAATATGAAAATCCAGAGTTTTTAAATGTTCTCTCAATAGAATGCGATTTGGAAAAAAATAGATTGCTACTACAAGCAAGAAAAATTACATGGGAAGGTTTTTGGAAAGTCTTAGAAAATTCCCTTAGGCTCTATAAACAAAAAATAGACCAAATCAACCCCAATGAGGATAATAACTATGAAACAAGGAAAAATCTTTATCCATACAGTCATGACCTCTTAGATCTTATTAGAGATAACTTACAAATCATTAGCGTTCGATTTCCAAACAAAACTTTATCTTTCCTCAATAAAATTGAGAATATTTTGGGAATTGCTTATATAAACAAGAGAGCAGATATTTTAGAAAAGTTGATAGAAGTGTCTGTGCCGACAACTATTATAATTAAGGAAAAACTGGAAAGTTATCTGGGAAAAACATTCGAAATACGCCAAAAAGAAAGGCTTGATAACCTTAGTAAAAGTAGTAATTTACAGAATCTAGCTGTCATTGCTGCACAAAAGGGATTCTTGATTATGGCGGATAATATTTTTATTAAGAGTTTGAAATACTCTCGTGGATTATGGAGCAAAGAAGACTTTAGATTTAATAACCTTGTAGATTGTCTTAGAACGCAAAAGTCAGAGCAATTTAAATTGATTTTGAGATATATAGAACGTGTTTCTGATATAATCGAAGGAGCAGGATATTTAAGGCTGGATTTTCTAGAATCTGCTACTTATGAAGATTTCAGGATGGCACTAGACTATCTCTACAAATTTATAGTTGAAGGGAAAGTCAATCAAAACGAAGCTTTAAGACGAGTTATCTCGACTTATATAAAACGTTATCATTATCATACTATCAAAGATATTCTACCGCTTTTGGGTTTAATGCACATCAAAGAAGAAAATTCTTACGAGTATTTCGAAAACATCACAAAAGTTTATTTTAAACTTTGCGGATGGGCTTTAATTAATAATGATTACCAGAGAGCTGAAGAATTAATGATGCGATACTTTGAGATTTTGAAGAAATATATTGAGCCTACTGATCGAATAAATCTATTACAAGATATAATCTTATTTATCACTCCTTATTCTCAACTGAAAAGCATTAGGAGAGATGTTGAGTTTTATCTCGCTGCCCTTCGGCAAGAAGGCTATTCGGCGGCTATGAAAAAAAGTCCCGAATTTAAGGTAACTTATGACAGCATTGATATTGAAAAACTTAAAACTTCTGCTAAAAAGGGGCGCATAAAGTCAGTTCTGAAAACTTTAGACCAATATACAAAACAAAAAAACTACTTTACGGATAGGTTAGTTGCAGAATTAGTCCCATTTCTTAGTTATGCTGACTTACAGCACGTTAGAGAATGGGCTGTGTCCAATAAAATAAATATAGAAGGGGCAGAATTATTTTCTACCCTTATCAGAAAAACTGTGGCAACAAGTAATCAATCATTGCTTGCCAAGACGCAATCCGACGTGTTTAGAGCTATAAATAATTCGGAGCATAATTATGAAATCCATGGGATTATCAAAGCGCTGGATAAGATAGATTTTCCTAACAAGCAAGCTTTTATCAGAAAATTATTACTAGCAGGAATTCGTAGGCTTGCAGGAGATAGTTATTCTTTGCCACAGTTTTTTACTTATGCTTCCAAATACATAGATAAGTATTTTATTGATATTAAAAAGTTTTCTTTTGCAAGCTGGAAAAATATCGTAGAAACATCAATGAGTCTATCTTTATCAAAAAAATAA